The sequence below is a genomic window from Brevibacillus agri.
ATCCACTCTTCTGGTGGCTGTGAAAAAGCTGGACAAGGCCGCTTCGAAAGGTCTCATTCATAAAAACGCAGCAAACCGTCAAAAGTCTCGTTTGATGAAAAAGCTCAACGTTCTGAGCGCTCCTGTAGCGTAAGAGACCAACCGAAAAAACCCCGCGAACGTCACGTTCATGGGGTTTTTTTATGTTTGGCGCTAGTTCGTCGTTGCTTGCCGCTCGGCATGGGCCCGCGCCACAAACAGCTCCAGCGCAAGACGCTTGTCCACCTGGCCGGACTTCATGCGAAAATCTTCTTCTGCCAGAATCCCCAGCAGCCTTTTCAACGAATCCTCGGAAAAATGGCGCGCCTGCTCCATCGCTTTTTTCACGGCGTACGGATGCATTTTTATCATGCCTGCCATCTGCTGCTGCGAATAACCGCGCGGCGAGAGCTGCTTGACGTGCAGCAGCATGCGAAACTGTCTCGCCAACAGCGCAATCAGCTTGATTGGCTCCTCGCCTGTCTTCATGCAGTCGTACATCATCCGCAACGCCCTGTCCAACTTCCCTGACGCGACCTGCTCGATCAGCCCGAAAACATCCTGCTCCAGCGTCCGTGCGCCGAGCGTTTCGATCACCTCATCCGTAATGCTGGCCCCCGCTCCTACGTACAAAGCGAGCTTCTCCACTTCCTTGTCCAACAGCCGCAGCTCGTGGCCGACGCGCTCCACCAGCTTCATCGCCTGCGGGCGCCCGATCCGCGCCTGGTACTTGTCTGCCTGCCGCTCTACCCAGCCGTACAAATCCGCGTCCTTTAACAGCGGAAACGGAATGACCTTCGCTTTTTGCTGCAGCGTCTTGACGAGCTTTTTGCGCTCGTCCAGCTTTTCGGCTTCTGTATGTAAAATCAGCGTCGTGTACGGAGGCGGATTTTGCAAATAGGCAAGCAGCGCATCCGGATCGCTCTCCACTTTCGTCTGCGGCTTGCTCCCCGTCAAAAAATACGCGTGTTTGGCAATCACGAGGCGATGCTCTCCCAAAAACGGCAAAGTTTCCGCGTCTTGCAATATGTCCGCGAGTCCCGTCTCCGTACAATCGTAGACACTCATGTTGAGATCGCGAAACTGCGGGTCAATCATTTCGTTTTTGGCCAGCGACAAAAATTCTTCGGCTAAAAACGATTCCGGGCCGAAAAGCACGTACAGCGGCGAAAAGTGCTTTTGCCGGATTTCCCGAATGGCCGACAGGAGTGGCATGCGTTTTCTCTCCCTTTCCTTGCAACTTATCTGCGTCATTATAGCATTAGAAAACTTGACTTGCCCATCTTTTTGCCTGGTCAGCGACCAAAAAACCGCTACCGATTGAACAGGTAGCGGTTTTTCCATCCGTTGGCACCTCTATGTAAACGTTTAGGGAAAAGCCCCGGGATTCCTCCTCCCCAAACGGTAAGCAGGGGGTGCTTGATAATGTACTTTACGCAAGAACCCCCTTAGTGGTGCCAGTCCACATTTGAAAAACACGTTTGCCCTGAAACAGGAAAAAAGCTGGATGATTATTCATCATTCTCTTGCTGGTTTTCCTGCTCCTTCTTTTTGTCTTGTTTGCTGTCTTTCTCCTCGTCTTCATCCCTGTCTGCTTTATCAGGCGCATGTTTGTTGTCATCTTCGTCCGTTTTCTCTTCCAGTCCGATCGGAAATGACGGCGGCTTATCCTCTGTCACTACAGGCTTTGGAGCAACTGCGGGCTTCGAAGCTGGCGGAGTCGTGTTTTGGGCAGGCGGCTTGACCGGTGGCTTTTGATCGGTTTGCGCAGGCGGCTTGGACGTTTTTTTCTTAGGCGGAGTTTCCTCGGACTTCTTCCCCACTTCCTTTTTATTCGATGGAGATGGATTAGTGCTTGGAGTAGGAGCTTCTGGTCCGTACACCACCGTTTTGTCCTCCACGACGGGGGCTGGAGCACTGTCTGTACCTTGGCTTAACGGATCTGGCTCCGGATGCTTCCCGTCGCCGCCTGTGAACAGCATGCCGATCAGCAGACAGGCTGCAACAGCCGTGCTGCCAAGTCCGGCGAGCCATACTTTCATTCGCTTCCATTTTTTCGATTCCGACAGCGAAGACGACTTGCGCTTAACTTCAAGAGTAGGCAAGGATTCCTCAATCGTTGCAGATTTCACAGCTACCGGCTTTGCTGCCGCTGATTCCAACTGTGGCAAAATCGAATCTACAATGCTGAATGAGGGTACGACAGGGGGCAACTGCTCTAGTTTTTGCGACACAGTTTTCAAACGGTTGTACATAAGTTGCAGGTCAGCATCTTTTTGAATAAGGGTGTACAGCACTTGCTGCTCTTGTTCGGACAAGTCCCCATCCAGATCCCTCTGCATGCATTCCCAAATCTCTTCGTTAGTCATCAACCGATTCCCCCTTTCTGGTAGTCGTACAACAGTTCTTGCAACTGTTGCCTAGCCCGAAACAAATACGACTTGACCGTGTTAAGCGGCAAATCCAACGCTTCCGCTATTTCCTGATAGGATAAATCCTCCAGGTAGCGGAGTACTACAACCATCCGGTACTGCTTGGGCAGCTTCCCGATGGCTTCCTGGATGTCATTTGACAGCCCGGTGAGAAGGATCTCATCTTCTACGTTGTTTCGATCAGGTATTATCAGCTCATGCTCGTCGATTGAGACCGTTTCCTTCTTCGCGCGAAATTTATCCATACAGACATTGCTGACAATGCGTTGCACCCAGGTGGAAAACTTTGCCTTTTCCTGATAGGTGTCCAACTTGCGATAAATGCGAATAAGCACTTCCTGAGCAGCATCGAGCGCGTCCTGTTCATTTCCCAGAATATAATAAGCGCTTCGGTAAACGGAGGTCTCAACGGATCGAAGCAGCTCGACAAGCGCATCATGATCCCCGGATTGCGCCAGCCTGATCAGTTCTGCTTCCTGCATAATCTCCTCTCCCCCCTACAGACGGGTCGCTCATGAAAAAGGTTGCAACCATATTATGTATCCAATTGTTGGGTATTCCAAGACAGTCCGGCAGGCGAGATAATCAACGTAATCGCACCGTGCCGATCTGTCCGGTAAATCGTGGTGCCGTATTTCCCCAAACGCTGCAGCACCTGGACGGCAGGATGTCCATACCGATTGTTCACCCCTGCCGAAATGACCGCTGCTTTGGGAGCCGTCGCCGCCAGCAGCTCCTCGGTACTTGAAGTATTGCTGCCGTGGTGGGCGACCTTCAATACATCTACGGGTGACAGGCCGTTTTGGACGAGCACTGCTTCTCCGCTTCGTTCGATGTCGCCTGTAAACAAAACCGTTTTGTTGTATGCGGTAAGCTGAAGAACGACGGAGGCGTCGTTGCCGCGGAGTGTCGTTTCTCCAGGATGAAGCCATTTCCATTCGATTTCCGGTCCATCTGACCATACCTGACCGGGAGTGCCAGTCGTGATCGGGACGCCTCTTTCGCGAAAAAGCTCGCGAATCTGTGCTTCCTTTGCTTCAGGCACTTGTCCGTTCACCAGTACCTCCCCGAAAGAAAAGCGGGAAACCAGCGCTTCCATTCCTCCAATGTGGTCCAGGTCGCCATGCGTCATGATGGCACGATCAATTTTTTCGATCCCACGCGCCATGAGAAACGGGAGAACGACGTCCTTGCCTACTTCAAAAGGGTCGCGCTTCTCCATCCACGGTTCCGCTGCCGGATGGCGCATTGTCCCACCTGCATCCATTAAGTATACCTTCTCGGTGCCAATTTCGACAACGATGGAATCCCCTTGCCCGACATCGAGGAAGGTAATCCGCACTTCATCGCTGCCTGCAAGCGGCTGGCGTGCCGCGACCAAAAGCCCGAGAAATAAGGCCAAACAAAGCGCAACGTCTTGTTTGCGGTGGTAGCCGCGATTCCATAATATGGGCAGCATCCCGAGAAAACAGGCGTACAGAAGTAGCCACCACCACTTTGGATGCGGCCAGTAGGTAAATGGAATCACCTGTTGATCCAGTGCGTACAGCGGCTCGTGAATCCAGCCGAGCAGGCGGGTCGTAAGCCAGACAGGAACGGCCGCAAGCGCCGGATGGACGAGAGCAAGCACGATCGCGATGTAGCCGAGCGGCAGGACGAGCAAGGAAAGCACAGGTGTAGCCAGGAGGTTGACCAGCCAGGACAGCGGCGAAAACTGATGAAAGTGATAGATGAGAAACGGAAAAGAGACGAGTTGGGCGGAAAACGTGACCGCAACGAGCGTCCTGATCCAGACAGGTACCCGCTCAAACACGTGCAGGCTGTACGGGACAAACAGAATAAGCCCCAGCGTGACCGCAAAAGACAGTTGAAACCCGACATGCCACAACTGGTACGGATTTACCGCAAGCATGACCAGCAAGGCACCTGCCCAAACTTCTTTTCCATCCAGCCTTTTTCCTGCCACCTGGCAAACAAGCCCGACACCGCCCATCAAGCCGGAGCGGACAGCCGATGCGCTCGCCCCGACCAGCAGGACATATCCGACGAGCAAAGAAACAGTCGCAAAAAGCCCCCACCTGCGGCTTACTCCCAGCCTGTCCAGACACCACATGAACATCGAGGTGACCAGCGTCACATGCAAGCCGGAAATCGCGAGAACGTGGCTGAGTCCCAAATTGGCGTACATCGATTCCAGCTCAGGCGTCACGTCTTGGCCAAGCCCCAGCAGCAATGACTTCATATAACCGGCTGTTTCCCGATCGGCAAACAAGCTTTCGATCCGCTCGGCCCCCGCCTTTTGCCACTCCTGAAAACTCCCTTGAATGCTCGCTGCCGCCTCTACCCTCGCGTCCCGGAAGGCTGTCTCCGCCACGACGTGTACCCCTTGCCAGTGCAGGTAGCGCGCATAGTCAAAGGCGTGCGGGTTGCGCGCTCCTTGCGGCAGTCCGAGCCGGGCAAGTGCCACAAGCTCGCTGCCTGTGCGCCACTTCTCGACTGCTGCCGCTTCCTCCGCTGCACTCAATTTGACGCGCAGAACGATCGTTTCGTTTAGGCCAAGCTGCTGCCAGCTTTCGCCCTCTTCGCGCCACTGGCCCACATCCGCAAAGAAGCGGGCGACATCGCCGTCCCGTTTGACGCCAGAAGCGATTTCTCCGCGCACCCATACGGTTCGCTCCTGTGCCGCCAACGGTTTCATTTCCGACTGCTGGAGAATCTCGTACCCATAAAAATAGAGACCTGCTAGAATAGAGAGGAAGGAGTAAACAGCGAGGCGGCCTCGATAGGCGCGCGGAACAAACGCAGCCGCTGCCGCCCACGCCCCGGCCGCTCCGAGCAGCCAGACGGGATGCGCATACGCCGACAGGAGCAAGCCGCTCATCACGGCCAAGCTCGCATTCCAAAGTGACATCGTCTCCCCCTCCGTCCATTTGTCGAACTGTTCTTTTCCTGCGGAGAGTATATCCCCTGACAGGCGGACAAAAATAGAAGAGACGAGGGTCCTTTTTCCCCCTGGCTGTGCAACCGTTTTGCGCACAGGACCGGGCATCCAGAAGAGATTGCGCCAACTTGCGATACGTGATAGAGTTAGCAGGAGCAATCCAGTGAGAGGAAGAGTCATTTCATATGTGTGGAATCGTAACACTCTACAACAAGCGGCAAATGCCAGTTAGACAAGAAGCGATCAGCGCGATGACTGGTGTCATCCTGCACCGTGGTCCAGATGACGATGGTTTTCATCTCGAAGACAACATCGCCCTGGGCTTTCGTCGTTTAAGCATCATCGACGTGGAAGGCGGGCATCAACCGCTGTTTAACGAAACGCGTGACATCTGGATTATTGGCAACGGAGAAATTTACAACTACAAGGAATTGCAGCAATGGTTAAAGGACGCCGGTCACGTATTCCATACCGATTCTGATATTGAAACCATCCTTCACCTCTATGAAGAGGTAGGGACGGACGCGCCCAAGCACTTGCGCGGGATGTTCGGCTTTACCATTTACGACTCGCGCAAAAAACGGCTGTTTGGCGCGCGCGACCATTTTGGGATCAAGCCGCTCTACTATGTGGAAACGAATGATTCCATCGGCGTCGCCAGCGAGATCAAAAGCCTGCTGGAGCTACCCGGCTTTACGCGCGAGGTGAACCACAACGGCTTTTACCACTATTTGACTTTCCAATACGTTCCTGATCCCGAAACGATGTATCAGGGCATATTCCGCATCCCGCCAGCCCACTCGTTCATCATCGAGAACGACCAGATCAAGCTGGAGCGTTACTGGGACGTGGAGTTCAAGCCAGACGAGAGCAAGCCGTTCTCGTACTTCGTGGAAGGGACTCGCAGCGTGATGCTGGAATCCATCGACAAGCACCGGATCAGCGAGGTTCCGCGCGGCGCTTTCCTTTCCAGCGGCGTCGATTCCAGCAGCATCGTCGCCATGCTGCGCACCTTTGAGCCTGTGAAAACTTTTTCCGTCGGCTCGGACATTCCTGGTTACAGCGAGCTGGACTTCGCGAAGCGGACGGCTGCCTTTTTGGGCACCGAGCACTTCGAGCGGGTCGTCAACGCCCAGCAGTACATGGATGAACTGCCACGCCTCATCTGGCACCAGGACGAACCGGTAGCGGACCCTTCCGCCATCCTGCTCTACTTCGTCGCGCAAATGGCGAGCGAGCACGTCACCGTCGTCTTGTCCGGCGAAGGCGCCGATGAGTTTTTCGGCGGGTACAACATTTACCGGGAGCCTAGCTCGCTCAAGATGTTTTCCGGCATGCCTGGCTGGATGCGCCAGTCGATCGGTTACATGGCACAGCGCCTGCCCGATCAGGTAAAAGGGAAAAACTTCCTCATCCGCGGCTCGAAGACGGTGGAACAGCGCTTTTTCGGCAACGCCCTGATCTTCAGCGAAGAGATGAAAAGACGCGTCGTGATGGACGACATCGCCCGTTCCGAATCGTACGTCTCGCCGTTTACGATCACAGAAGAGATTTACAAGCGCGCTTCCCAGTACGATGACGTGACCAAGATGCAGTATTTGGACATTCACACCTGGCTGCGCGGAAACATTTTGATGAAAGCCGACAAAATGACGATGGCAAACTCATTGGAGCTGCGCGTTCCTTTCATCGACCTGAAAGTGTTCGAGTTCGCCGCTACCATTCCGACGAAGTACAAGATCGCCAACGGCACGACCAAGCACGTGCTGCGCGAAGCGATGAAAGACTTCCTGCCGCCGGAAATCAAGTCGAAGAAGAAGCTTGGCTTCCCGGTTCCGACTCGCCATTGGCTGAAAAACGAATTTTACAAATGGGCAAAAGAGATCATTTTCGAATCGAAGGTAGACAATTTGATTAATAAGGCCTACGTGCTCTACATGCTCGACGAACACCGTGAAGGAAATGCCGACTATAGTCGCAAAATCTGGACGATCCTCGTTTTCATGCTGTGGCACCAAATCTTTATCGAGCAAAAATATACGTTCGATCCGTACGTCAGCCCGAATGTAGACATTCGCCGCAAGAAAAATTCGCTGCAGCATATCGGCTAAAAGCCGGTAGCGTGCCTACGCAAAAATATTTGCAGACCCTCTTTTACTTTTCGTAGATTGTGACTAGAGAATGCTATTACTCTATTTCACAAGCAGACGCGAGGTAAGGGAGGGTCTTTTGCTATGCTGTTGGATTGGTGGGAACGTCATCGACGCCTGGTCCTGATCGTGGCGGCGACCTTGTTTGTGGCCGTCAGCTTTTGGCTCTACCAGGGGGAGCAGCGGGCAGAGACCGTCGGTGTACCGCTCGTTTCCTCTGCCTATGCGGAAAGGGAGCGCGTCGGGCAGCCGGAAACTGCCCTACAGAAACGGGAGCCTGTCCTTGACCAACCATCTGATGCGCACGCCCGCAGCGAAGCGGAAGCCGCAGTCGAACGAAAGCCCGCCCCTCCGCCTCTCTACGTCGACGTAAAGGGCAAGGTGAAACAGCCGGGACTGTACCGCTTCACGCCGGGCATGCGCGTAGCGGACGCGATCGAACAGGCTGGCGGCGCCCTGCCCGAAGCGGACCTCGATCAAATCAATCTGGCTGAGCCGTTGGCAGATGGGACTGCGCTTTTGGTTCCGGCAAAAGGCAGCGCGACTGGCGGGCCTGGATCGGCAGTTGGCGCGCCTCCCCTTTCGCCAGTGCCCGCGAGCGTGACCCGTGCTGCGGGGACTGGCGGCGCTGTGCCAAAAGCCAAGCTGCTCAATCTCAACACAGCGACCGTCGAGGAACTGATGAGCTTGCCAGGAATCGGGGAGGCGCGAGCAAAAGCGATTTTGGACTACCGTTCGCAAGTCGGCCGCTTCCGTTCCGCCGACGAATTGAAAAAGGTTTCTGGGATCGGGGCAAAGATGTTCGAGCGGATCAAAGACCAGATCGTTGCGCAATAAAGCACTGTCCGGTCATGATTGCCGATCTTCTCACATAGAATGGGGAAAGAATATCGGAGGGAGGTATGCCCATGGATAAAATCGGGTTCATTGGTACGGGCAGCATGGGCAGTATCTTGATTGAAGCATTGCTGTCCGCCAAAGCGCTGTCTCCCAGCCAGATCACCATCAGCAACCGCACGATCGAAAAAGCCGAACAGCTCGCTAAGCGGCTTGGCGGGCTGGCGGTCGCCCATAGCAATGTGGATTTGGCCAGAGAAGCCGACATGATCCTGCTGTGCGTCAAGCCGCTGGAGTACAGCGTGCTGCTCGAGCAACTCGCCCCTGTCCTGACGGCGGAACAGCTTATCGTCACGATCACCAGTCCGATCAAGCTGGAGCATCTTGAGTCAAAAGTACCTTGCGCCATCGCCCGGGTCGTTCCGAGCATTACCAACGCGGCGCAGAGCGGCGCGAGCCTGTGCGAATTCGGTGCGCGCGTCGACGAAGAGCAGCGCCATTATATTCGCAACCTGTTTGCCCACATCAGCACGCCTGTCGAGATCACCGCGCCTTTCTTGCGAATCACTTCCGACATCGCCAGTTGCGGCCCTGCCTTTTTGAGCTATATTTTGCAGCAGATGATTCAGGATGCCGTCGAAGAGACAGGCATCTCGACAGAAGCCGCTACTTATTTGACCTCGCAGATGCTGATCGGAGTGGCCGATCTGTTGCGCGAAGAAAAATTCACGCTCCCTTCCTTGCAGCAGCGCGTCTGCGTCCCCGGAGGAATCACCGGCGAAGGGCTGATTCCTTTGCAAAGCAAGCTGCCCGGCATTTTTGCAGAGGTATTCCGGCGCACGCGCGCGAAGTTCGCCGAGGATCAGGAACTGCTCGACCGTTATTTGAACGAACAGCCGCAGTAGCTGCGAGAGCGTGGGTTGCTTGCAGTTGCGAGCCTTGCAGAGCGACGACAAGCACGCTGTCAGTATCAGAAAACTGGCAGTACGAAAAAAGGAGCGGAAACCTGTTATTCAAACAGGCTCCACTCCTTTTTCCTTTCACCTCTCACCCGCTTGCCATCACGAGAGGATGACAAGCCGACGGTGAGCGATAGACGCTTTTCGTGCGACTAGCGAGTCGTTTATCTGGCCCGCCTTCTGGATCTTGCGTCTAATCCGACTAACGAACCACAATATTAACCAGCTTGCCAGGCACGGCGATGATTTTGACGATTGTCTTGCCTTCGATCAGTTCCTTAATCAGCTCGTTGCTGAGTGCCAGCTCCTCCATTTGTTCCTTGGTCGAGTCGGAGGCAATGAGCATTTTTTCCTTGTTTTTGCCGTTGATCTGGATGACGATTTCCACTTCGTCCTCGACCAGCTTCGACTCGTCGTAGGTTGGCCATGGCTCGTAAGCGATTGTATCGTTGTGGCCGAGTTTTTCCCACAGTTCCTCGCCCAAGTGCGGGGCGATCGGGGACAGCATTTTCACGAAGTCTTCCATGTATTTTTTCGGCAGGACGTCTGCTTTGTACGCTTCGTTGACGAATACCATCAACTGGGAGATCCCTGTATTGAAGCGCAGGCCCTCGTAGTCTTCCGTCACTTTTTTCACGGTTTGATGGTAGACGCGCTCCATGCTGGTCGGTTTGTTCGTATCGACGATTTTCGGGTTCAGCTCGCCGTTGTCTTGAACGAACAGGCGGTACACGCGGTCCAGGAAGCGGCGCGCGCCATCGAGACCTTTTGTCGACCAGGCGATGGATGCATCCAGCGGCCCCATGAACATTTCGTACAGGCGGAGCGTGTCGGCACCATGGCTGTTGACGATATCGTCCGGGTTGACGACGTTGCCTTTGGACTTGCTCATTTTTTCGTTGTTTTCACCGAGGATCATGCCTTGGTTAAACAGCTTCTGGAATGGCTCCTTGGTTGGCACGACGCCGATGTCGTACAGGAATTTGTGCCAGAAGCGGGAGTAGAGCAAGTGCAATACAGCGTGCTCTGCACCGCCGATGTAGATGTCGACTGGCAGCCATTGTTTCAGCTTTTCCGGATCGGCCAAAGCTTTGTCGTTGTGCGGGTCGATAAAGCGCAGGAAGTACCAGCAACTGCCCGCCCATTGCGGCATGGTGTTCGTCTCGCGGCGCGCTTTCTTGCCGGTTTCCGGATCGACGGTGTTCAGCCAGTCGGTGATGTTGGCGAGCGGCGATTCGCCTGTGCCGGACGGCTTGATTTCTTTTGTTTTAGGCAGCATGATCGGCAATTCGGATTCTGGCACAGTTTTCATTGTGCCGTCTTCCAGATGCAGGATTGGAATTGGCTCGCCCCAGTAGCGTTGACGGCTGAACAGCCAGTCGCGCAGACGGTAGGTCACTTTGCGGCTGCCTTTGCCTTCTTTCTCCAGCCATTCGATCATTTTGTTGATCGCCTGTTCTTTGTTCAGGCCATCGAGCATGCCGGAGTTGATGTGTTCTCCGTCGCCTGTGTACGCTTCCTTGGAAATGTCTCCGCCTGCGATGACCGCTTTGATTGGCAGATCAAACGTCTTGGCGAACTCGTAGTCGCGCTCATCGTGCGCCGGTACAGCCATGATCGAGCCTGTTCCGTAGCTAATCAGCACGTAATCGGCAATCCAGATCGGCAGACGTTCGCCGTTAACCGGGTTGATCGCATAGGCGCCTGTGAATACCCCTGTCTTTTCTTTCGCCAGGTCGGTACGCTCCAGATCGCTTTTGTGCTTCGTCTGCTCCAGGTAAGCTTCTACCGCTGCTCTCTGCTCTGGCGTCGTAATCTGTTCCACCAGCTTGTGCTCGGGAGCGAGTACCGTGTAGGTGGCGCCGTAGAGCGTATCCGGGCGGGTCGTGAAGACAGTAAAGGTCTGGTCGTGTCCCTCAATGGCAAACGTAACCTCTGCCCCTTCGGAACGGCCGATCCAGTTGCGCTGCATTTCCTTGATGCTCTCCGGCCAGTCCAGCTCTTCCAGGTCTTCGAGCAGTCTTTCCGCATACGCGGTAATTTTCAATACCCATTGTTTCATCGGGCGGCGTTCGACCGGATGGCCGCCGCGCTCGCTTTTGCCGTCAATGACTTCTTCGTTGGCCAGAACGGTTCCCAGCGCCGGGCACCAGTTCACGGCTACTTCGTCAACGTAGGCCAGGCCGTGCTCATACAGCTTCGTAAAAATCCACTGGGTCCATTTGTAGTAGTGCGGATCGGTCGTGTTGATCTCTCTGTCCCAGTCGTAGGAGAAGCCGAGCGACTTGATTTGGCGGCGGAACGTGTTGATGTTTTTTTCTGTGAACTCCGCAGGGTCATTCCCCGTATCGAGCGCGTACTGCTCGGCTGGCAAGCCAAACGCATCCCAGCCCATTGGATGGAGCACGTTGTAGCCTTGCATCCGCTTCATGCGGGACAAAATATCGGTAGCCGTATAGCCTTCCGGGTGTCCGACGTGCAGCCCGGCACCAGATGGATACGGGAACATATCGAGTGCGTAAAACTTTTTCTTGTTCGGGTCCTCAGAAGTTTTGAAGGTCTTGTTTTGCTCCCAGTATTGTTGCCACTTTTTTTCAACATCACGATGACTGAAAACCATGGTAGAGCACTCCCATCTTGAAATAGGTAAAAAATGAAAACTCGGCTACACCGAGCCATTGGCGTAGCCTTCGTTGCACTTATACCGGATAAGAATCTGTACATTCCGGTCCAGTATAAAGAAAACCCCACGTCCCCAGTCGTTCTACGAAAGGGACGAGAGGTTTGTTTATATTCCCGCGGTACCACCCAGATTGGCGAATGAAAAAGCATTCACCCACTTGAAATCCGTAACGGGGATGAGCCGCCTGCCCTTACGCAACCATGTACACATGGCCTTCGGGGCAAGTGCTGGGAGGCGAGTTCAGATAGTCCCGGGTTGACTTGCACCTGCCGTCAACTCTCTGTATGCGCGGGGCATATTCCTACTATTCCTCTTAAACGCGTCGAAATTTGTAGTTATAACGCCATTATAGTCAATATAAACCAACCGTGTCAAACCCTACGGCTTGCGAGCGGCAAAAAATAAGCGTTCGCTCGCTTCCTGCGGCGGCAAATCCGAATAGTCTGCCGTAATGACGATGTCCGTGAAGCCCGCGTCGGCCAGCCAGCGCATCAGTTGGACCGGCTGGTAGGCTCTTTGCCAATGCTCCTCCTCCAGCCGCTCGTACAAGCCGTTTGGCTGGCGGACGAAAAAGGTGAGCTGGTGCTCTACCTCCAGGCGCAGCGGATCGCAAAAACATTGCCAAATGTACGAAACCTCATCGTCGACGTAGGTGAATGTCTCGTCGCCGAAAATATGCAGCATTTTGTACGGGCTGTGCACATCGAACAAAAAGCTTCCCCCGGGAGCAAGGTGAGCGAAGACGCGCCGAAACGTCTCCTGCACGTCCGCTTCTTCTGTCAGGTAGCTGAGAGAG
It includes:
- the holA gene encoding DNA polymerase III subunit delta, yielding MPLLSAIREIRQKHFSPLYVLFGPESFLAEEFLSLAKNEMIDPQFRDLNMSVYDCTETGLADILQDAETLPFLGEHRLVIAKHAYFLTGSKPQTKVESDPDALLAYLQNPPPYTTLILHTEAEKLDERKKLVKTLQQKAKVIPFPLLKDADLYGWVERQADKYQARIGRPQAMKLVERVGHELRLLDKEVEKLALYVGAGASITDEVIETLGARTLEQDVFGLIEQVASGKLDRALRMMYDCMKTGEEPIKLIALLARQFRMLLHVKQLSPRGYSQQQMAGMIKMHPYAVKKAMEQARHFSEDSLKRLLGILAEEDFRMKSGQVDKRLALELFVARAHAERQATTN
- a CDS encoding RNA polymerase sigma factor, whose translation is MQEAELIRLAQSGDHDALVELLRSVETSVYRSAYYILGNEQDALDAAQEVLIRIYRKLDTYQEKAKFSTWVQRIVSNVCMDKFRAKKETVSIDEHELIIPDRNNVEDEILLTGLSNDIQEAIGKLPKQYRMVVVLRYLEDLSYQEIAEALDLPLNTVKSYLFRARQQLQELLYDYQKGGIG
- a CDS encoding DNA internalization-related competence protein ComEC/Rec2, giving the protein MSLWNASLAVMSGLLLSAYAHPVWLLGAAGAWAAAAAFVPRAYRGRLAVYSFLSILAGLYFYGYEILQQSEMKPLAAQERTVWVRGEIASGVKRDGDVARFFADVGQWREEGESWQQLGLNETIVLRVKLSAAEEAAAVEKWRTGSELVALARLGLPQGARNPHAFDYARYLHWQGVHVVAETAFRDARVEAAASIQGSFQEWQKAGAERIESLFADRETAGYMKSLLLGLGQDVTPELESMYANLGLSHVLAISGLHVTLVTSMFMWCLDRLGVSRRWGLFATVSLLVGYVLLVGASASAVRSGLMGGVGLVCQVAGKRLDGKEVWAGALLVMLAVNPYQLWHVGFQLSFAVTLGLILFVPYSLHVFERVPVWIRTLVAVTFSAQLVSFPFLIYHFHQFSPLSWLVNLLATPVLSLLVLPLGYIAIVLALVHPALAAVPVWLTTRLLGWIHEPLYALDQQVIPFTYWPHPKWWWLLLYACFLGMLPILWNRGYHRKQDVALCLALFLGLLVAARQPLAGSDEVRITFLDVGQGDSIVVEIGTEKVYLMDAGGTMRHPAAEPWMEKRDPFEVGKDVVLPFLMARGIEKIDRAIMTHGDLDHIGGMEALVSRFSFGEVLVNGQVPEAKEAQIRELFRERGVPITTGTPGQVWSDGPEIEWKWLHPGETTLRGNDASVVLQLTAYNKTVLFTGDIERSGEAVLVQNGLSPVDVLKVAHHGSNTSSTEELLAATAPKAAVISAGVNNRYGHPAVQVLQRLGKYGTTIYRTDRHGAITLIISPAGLSWNTQQLDT
- the asnB gene encoding asparagine synthase (glutamine-hydrolyzing), producing MCGIVTLYNKRQMPVRQEAISAMTGVILHRGPDDDGFHLEDNIALGFRRLSIIDVEGGHQPLFNETRDIWIIGNGEIYNYKELQQWLKDAGHVFHTDSDIETILHLYEEVGTDAPKHLRGMFGFTIYDSRKKRLFGARDHFGIKPLYYVETNDSIGVASEIKSLLELPGFTREVNHNGFYHYLTFQYVPDPETMYQGIFRIPPAHSFIIENDQIKLERYWDVEFKPDESKPFSYFVEGTRSVMLESIDKHRISEVPRGAFLSSGVDSSSIVAMLRTFEPVKTFSVGSDIPGYSELDFAKRTAAFLGTEHFERVVNAQQYMDELPRLIWHQDEPVADPSAILLYFVAQMASEHVTVVLSGEGADEFFGGYNIYREPSSLKMFSGMPGWMRQSIGYMAQRLPDQVKGKNFLIRGSKTVEQRFFGNALIFSEEMKRRVVMDDIARSESYVSPFTITEEIYKRASQYDDVTKMQYLDIHTWLRGNILMKADKMTMANSLELRVPFIDLKVFEFAATIPTKYKIANGTTKHVLREAMKDFLPPEIKSKKKLGFPVPTRHWLKNEFYKWAKEIIFESKVDNLINKAYVLYMLDEHREGNADYSRKIWTILVFMLWHQIFIEQKYTFDPYVSPNVDIRRKKNSLQHIG
- a CDS encoding helix-hairpin-helix domain-containing protein translates to MLLDWWERHRRLVLIVAATLFVAVSFWLYQGEQRAETVGVPLVSSAYAERERVGQPETALQKREPVLDQPSDAHARSEAEAAVERKPAPPPLYVDVKGKVKQPGLYRFTPGMRVADAIEQAGGALPEADLDQINLAEPLADGTALLVPAKGSATGGPGSAVGAPPLSPVPASVTRAAGTGGAVPKAKLLNLNTATVEELMSLPGIGEARAKAILDYRSQVGRFRSADELKKVSGIGAKMFERIKDQIVAQ
- the comER gene encoding late competence protein ComER → MDKIGFIGTGSMGSILIEALLSAKALSPSQITISNRTIEKAEQLAKRLGGLAVAHSNVDLAREADMILLCVKPLEYSVLLEQLAPVLTAEQLIVTITSPIKLEHLESKVPCAIARVVPSITNAAQSGASLCEFGARVDEEQRHYIRNLFAHISTPVEITAPFLRITSDIASCGPAFLSYILQQMIQDAVEETGISTEAATYLTSQMLIGVADLLREEKFTLPSLQQRVCVPGGITGEGLIPLQSKLPGIFAEVFRRTRAKFAEDQELLDRYLNEQPQ